A window of Lepus europaeus isolate LE1 chromosome 11, mLepTim1.pri, whole genome shotgun sequence contains these coding sequences:
- the COMMD4 gene encoding COMM domain-containing protein 4, which translates to MRFRFCGDLDCPDWVLAEISTLAKISSVKLRLLCGQVLKELLGQEIEYEKILKLTADARFESGDVKATVAVLSFILCSAAKHSVDSESLSSELQQLGLPKEHAATLCRGYEEKQSPLQEHLRACSLRVNRLVGVGWRVDYTLSSSLLRSVEEPVVHLRLEVAPAPGAAAEPVAMTLSADKFQVLLAELKQAQRVMSSLG; encoded by the exons ATG AGGTTCCGGTTCTGCGGCGACCTGGACTGTCCCGACTGGGTCCTGGCGGAGATCAGCACACTGGCCAAGATC TCCTCTGTGAAGCTGCGGCTGCTGTGTGGCCAGGTGCTGAAGGAGCTCCTGGGGCAGGAGATTGAG TACGAGAAGATCCTGAAGCTCACTGCCGACGCCAGGTTTG agtCCGGCGACGTGAAGGCCACGGTCGCGGTGCTGAGCTTCATCCTCTGCAGCGCCGCCAAGCACAGCGTGGACAGCGAGTCCTTGTCCAGTGAGCTGCAGCAGCTCGGGCTGCCCAAAG AGCACGCGGCCACCCTGTGCCGCGGCTACGAGGAGAAGCAGAGCCCCCTGCAGGAGCACCTGCGGGCGTGCAGCCTGCGCG TGAACAGGCTGGTGGGCGTGGGCTGGCGGGTGGACTACACCCTGAGCTCCAGCCTGCTGCGCTCCGTGGAAGAGCCCGTGGTGCACCTGCGGCTGGAGGTGGCGCCCGCCCCGGGGGCTGCGGCCGAGCCCGTGGCCATGACCCTCTCAGCAGACAAGTTTCAGGTCCTCCTGGCAG AGCTGAAGCAGGCCCAGAGGGTGATGAGCAGCCTGGGCTGA